One window from the genome of Aricia agestis chromosome 6, ilAriAges1.1, whole genome shotgun sequence encodes:
- the LOC121727803 gene encoding outer dense fiber protein 3 isoform X2, with protein MGRKIGPGPGAYLLPPTVGYNQHDPSRYRMPMYSFGVKPPLHFGSRGPGPVYRIEKMTREGIISAPAWSLGARFPTRTITTAPGPGAHAPELCPIFKEFRPPMYSMGARFGTDFRRIGPAPNAYSVLGNKPYPAYSMGARLGTTVKVRSPGPAVYYQQNIAMYKYKAPSYSLGGRRESGKYSRSPGPAAYPPDLYNTKKSGFSYSFGRKHGDDCPPMITDADSMECL; from the exons ATGGGTAGAAAAATAG GGCCCGGTCCAGGGGCGTACTTACTTCCTCCAACTGTGGGCTATAACCAACACGACCCCTCCCGCTACCGCATGCCCATGTATTCGTTCGGTGTGAAGCCGCCCCTGCACTTCGGGTCGAGAGGCCCCGGGCCCGTCTATCGGATCGAGAAGATGACTCGCGAAGGCATTATATCCGCCCCTGCCTGGAGCCTGGGGGCTAG GTTTCCAACGCGCACAATAACAACAGCTCCTGGCCCGGGAGCCCACGCGCCCGAGCTTTGCCCAATATTCAAGGAGTTCAGACCGCCTATGTACTCGATGGGGGCCCGCTTTGGTACCGACTTCAGGCGAATAGGCCCCGCCCCTAACGCCTACAGCGTGCTCGGGAACAAACCGTACCCCGCCTACAGCATGGGCGCCAGACTTGGTACCACTGTGAAAGTCCGTAGTCCGGGACCTGCGGTGTACTACCAGCAGAATATAGCTATGTATAAGTACAA AGCACCGAGCTACTCGCTGGGCGGGCGGCGCGAGTCCGGTAAGTACTCGCGCTCGCCCGGACCCGCCGCCTACCCGCCTGAtctatacaacacaaagaag agTGGATTCTCATACTCATTCGGTAGAAAACACGGCGATGACTGCCCACCTATGATCACAGATGCAGACAGCATGGAATGTTTGTGA
- the LOC121727803 gene encoding outer dense fiber protein 3 isoform X1 yields the protein MDCHLLGPGPGAYLLPPTVGYNQHDPSRYRMPMYSFGVKPPLHFGSRGPGPVYRIEKMTREGIISAPAWSLGARFPTRTITTAPGPGAHAPELCPIFKEFRPPMYSMGARFGTDFRRIGPAPNAYSVLGNKPYPAYSMGARLGTTVKVRSPGPAVYYQQNIAMYKYKAPSYSLGGRRESGKYSRSPGPAAYPPDLYNTKKSGFSYSFGRKHGDDCPPMITDADSMECL from the exons ATGGATTGCCATCTTTTAGGGCCCGGTCCAGGGGCGTACTTACTTCCTCCAACTGTGGGCTATAACCAACACGACCCCTCCCGCTACCGCATGCCCATGTATTCGTTCGGTGTGAAGCCGCCCCTGCACTTCGGGTCGAGAGGCCCCGGGCCCGTCTATCGGATCGAGAAGATGACTCGCGAAGGCATTATATCCGCCCCTGCCTGGAGCCTGGGGGCTAG GTTTCCAACGCGCACAATAACAACAGCTCCTGGCCCGGGAGCCCACGCGCCCGAGCTTTGCCCAATATTCAAGGAGTTCAGACCGCCTATGTACTCGATGGGGGCCCGCTTTGGTACCGACTTCAGGCGAATAGGCCCCGCCCCTAACGCCTACAGCGTGCTCGGGAACAAACCGTACCCCGCCTACAGCATGGGCGCCAGACTTGGTACCACTGTGAAAGTCCGTAGTCCGGGACCTGCGGTGTACTACCAGCAGAATATAGCTATGTATAAGTACAA AGCACCGAGCTACTCGCTGGGCGGGCGGCGCGAGTCCGGTAAGTACTCGCGCTCGCCCGGACCCGCCGCCTACCCGCCTGAtctatacaacacaaagaag agTGGATTCTCATACTCATTCGGTAGAAAACACGGCGATGACTGCCCACCTATGATCACAGATGCAGACAGCATGGAATGTTTGTGA
- the LOC121727805 gene encoding 39S ribosomal protein L54, mitochondrial, with the protein MTILGNILFKSCTFIQPLKRVNNVVNITNFHASANNYAVKKTTSAAGGVMGLGKGKKGKVGKLSVMEKKELPVETDPHKLVNYVCGSNIYVNGEDVKLKPDSEYPDWLWTLNTGKAPRIEDLDPNTKQYWIRVRAMGMRRNNRLRSLRKF; encoded by the exons atGACCATTTTAGGCAACATTTTGTTTAAATCTTGCACATTTATTCAGCCTCTAAAAAGGGTAAATAATGTGGTTAATATAACCAACTTTCATGCAAGTGCAAATAACTATGCCGTTAAAAAGACCACTTCAGCTGCAGGag GTGTGATGGGGTTGGGTAAGGGCAAGAAAGGCAAAGTGGGGAAGCTGAGCGTAATGGAAAAGAAGGAATTGCCAGTTGAAACCGACCCTCACAAACTTGTCAATTATGTTTGTGGATCTAATATTTATGTAAACGGAGAGGATgttaaa TTGAAACCTGACAGTGAATACCCTGACTGGCTATGGACTCTCAACACAGGTAAAGCACCCAGAATAGAAGACCTGGACCCAAACACTAAACAGTACTGGATTCGTGTCAGAGCTATGGGTATGCGTCGTAACAACCGCCTGAGATCCCTTAGGAAGTTTTAG